In a single window of the Manis pentadactyla isolate mManPen7 chromosome 14, mManPen7.hap1, whole genome shotgun sequence genome:
- the APOLD1 gene encoding apolipoprotein L domain-containing protein 1, with amino-acid sequence MGMERRAAGELRGVDALRRLQGLLLDRRGRLHGELLRLREVARRLERLRRRSLAANVAGSSLSAAGAVAAIVGLSLSPVTLGVSLVASAVGLGVATAGGAVTITSDLSLIFCNSRELRRVQEIAATCQDQMREILGCLEFFCRSQGRGDRQLLQCGRNASIALYNSVYFIVFFGSRGFLIPRRAEGATKASQAVLKAKIQKLAESLESCTGALDELSEQLESRVQLCTKSRRGHDLKVSAEQPTGLFF; translated from the exons ATG GGCATGGAGCGGCGGGCAGCCGGGGAGCTGCGCGGCGTTGACGCGCTGCGGCGCCTCCAGGGGCTGCTGCTGGACCGCCGCGGGCGACTGCACGGCGAGCTGCTGCGCCTGCGCGAAGTGGCCCGGCGCCTCGAGCGCCTCCGCCGGCGCTCCCTGGCGGCCAACGTAGCGGGCAGCTCGCTGAGCGCCGCGGGCGCCGTGGCCGCCATCGTGGGGCTCTCCCTCAGCCCCGTCACCCTGGGGGTCTCGCTTGTGGCATCGGCCGTGGGGCTCGGGGTGGCCACCGCCGGAGGGGCCGTCACCATCACGTCCGACCTCTCTCTGATCTTCTGCAATTCCCGGGAGCTGCGGAGGGTGCAGGAGATCGCGGCCACCTGCCAGGACCAGATGCGCGAGATCCTGGGCTGCCTCGAGTTCTTCTGCCGCTCTCAAGGCCGCGGGGACCGCCAGCTGCTGCAGTGCGGGAGGAACGCCTCCATCGCCCTGTACAACTCTGTCTACTTCATCGTCTTCTTCGGCTCACGTGGCTTCCTCATCCCcaggcgggccgagggggccacCAAGGCTAGCCAGGCCGTGCTGAAGGCCAAGATTCAGAAACTGGCAGAGAGCCTGGAGTCCTGCACGGGGGCTCTGGACGAACTCAGTGAGCAGCTGGAGTCCAGAGTCCAGCTCTGCACGAAGAGCAGGCGTGGCCACGACCTCAAGGTCTCAGCTGAGCAGCCGACAGGGCTGTTTTTCTGA